In one Fundulus heteroclitus isolate FHET01 chromosome 3, MU-UCD_Fhet_4.1, whole genome shotgun sequence genomic region, the following are encoded:
- the si:ch211-120k19.1 gene encoding mpv17-like protein codes for MNRAWAVFKARPYISNVLGYTALFASADLIQQSVLGGSPAAGSATSEGSTGIDWRQTARVATVGLCFHANFNYHWLRGLERMVPGGGVKAVTRKVVLDQLIAAPVTISAFYVGLSLLENKDDPLEDWRQKFWTSYKAGVVYWSTMQAVNFAFVPPVARTAFVGGIALTFTIFLCHLRQQHRQKPE; via the exons ATGAACCGGGCCTGGGCCGTGTTTAAGGCTCGCCCGTACATCAGCAACGTTCTGGGATACACGGCGCTCTTTGCCTCCGCCGACCTCATCCAGCAGAGCGTCCTGGGTGGAAGTCCTGCCGCAGGGTCCGCGACGTCTGAGGGGTCGACTGGGATCGATTGGCGTCAGACAGCTCGAGTGGCGACCGTGGGGCTGTGTTTCCACGCCAACTTCAACTATCATTGGCTCAGAGGGCTGGAGAGGATGGTGCCAGGAGGCGGGGTGAAGGCGGTGACCAGGAAGGTGGTGCTGGATCAGCTGATTGCCGCTCCTGTCACCATCAGTGCTTTTTATGTTG GTTTAAGTTTATTAGAAAACAAGGACGACCCACTCGAAGACTGGCGACAGAAATTCTGGACGTCTTataag GCTGGAGTGGTGTATTGGTCAACAATGCAG GCCGTGAACTTTGCCTTTGTGCCGCCTGTGGCTCGCACTGCGTTTGTGGGAGGAATCGCTCTGACTTTCACcatctttctgtgtcatctcaGACAGCAGCACAGACAAAAACCCGAATAA
- the rpl18 gene encoding 60S ribosomal protein L18, protein MGVDIRHNKDRKVHRKEPKSEDIYLRLLVKLYRFLARRTNAPFNRVVLRRLFMSRTNRPPISISRLIRKMKLAGRDNKVAVVVGTVTDDVRIQDIPKLKICALRVTDGARRRILKAGGQVMTFDQLALSSPKGHGTVLLSGPRKGREVYRHFGKAPGTPHSHTKPYVRSKGRKFERARGRRSSRAYKN, encoded by the exons ATG GGAGTCGACATCAGGCACAACAAGGACCGCAAGGTTCACAGGAAAGAGCCAAAGAGCGAGGATATCTATCTGAGGCTCTTGGTTAAG CTCTACAGGTTCCTGGCCCGCCGCACAAATGCTCCCTTCAACCGGGTGGTCCTGAGGAGGCTGTTCATGAGCAGGACCAACAGGCCCCCCATCTCCATCTCCCGCCTG ATCCGTAAGATGAAGCTGGCCGGCCGTGATAACAAAGTAGCGGTTGTTGTGGGAACGGTCACTGACGATGTCAGGATTCAGGACATCCCCAAGCTCAAG ATCTGCGCTCTCAGGGTGACCGACGGCGCCCGCCGCAGGATCCTGAAGGCTGGAGGTCAGGTGATGACATTTGACCAGCTGGCTTTGAGTTCTCCAAAAGGACATGGCACAGTGCTGCTGTCAG ggCCACGCAAAGGCAGAGAGGTGTACAGGCACTTTGGAAAAGCTCCTGGGACCCCTCACAGCCACACCAA GCCCTATGTTCGCTCCAAGGGCAGGAAGTTCGAGAGAGCCCGTGGTCGCAGGTCCAGCCGTGCTTACAAGAActag